TTATCACCAAAGCATACGAAATTTTATAAAAATATTAATCATGCACTAAAATCTATATATAAGCTAAAAATTGCATAATATACCAATTTTACATAATATATCAATTTTATTATATTAAATTTCAGGACAATCCATTTTAAAATAGAATATAAACCTTTTTTTATTAATTATAAATGATTTTAATAAAATAACATTTATTAATTATAAATCTTATAATTAAATAAGGTTTATATCAACATTTCTCAATAATGAACAAAATCTATTATCTGTTAATTATACTTATTTAATTACTTTTTAATCGCCTTTAAGATATCACTTTCAGTTATAATACCTAAAAGCTCTCCATTTTTAACAACAGGGACCCCACCAATATCTTTTTCTCTTAATATTTCACACAAATCTCCTAAACGAGTTAATGGCTCAACAGCAATAACTTCATCCTCCATTATCTCAGAAATTTTAGTTTCTAAAACCCTAAGAGCACTATTGGATTCCATTTTACTAAATAGTTCGTTATCCCCTAAAAATTTTAAAACATCACTAGAAGTTATAATACCTTCTAGACTTTCTTTCTCATTATGCACAGCAGTATCTTCTATAGCTTTTGCTAAAATTGGAATTCTTCTAAGTTTATTTCTAACCATTATTTTAGAAGCACTTTCAATTGGTGTACCAGGAGTAGTTGTAATAACATTGTTACTCATAAAGTCTTCAACTAGCTCTTCAGTTAAAACACCTGCCATAGCCAAAACAAAATCTCTTTCAGTTATAATACCCACTAATTTTTCATTTTCATCTGAAATTGGAAGAGCACCAACATCTTTCTCTAACATTAAGCTAATACAATCATTGATTGAATCTTTGTTTGTCATGGAGATAACATCACGAGTCATTATTTCCCTTACAGACTCATTTATAGCTCTTAAAAAGTTATCATTATACTTTTCTTCAACTATATTAAATTTATCCCCTCCTCCTAAGAAATTTAAAATATCCATAGCAGTTACTATTCCTAAAAGTTTTTGAGATCCAGGATCTGTAATTGGAATTCTTCTGAATTTTTGTTTTACCATAACTTCAGCGACTTCTATTATACTAGTAGTTGGAGGAACAGATATGACCTCTTTTTTAGCTAATGACATTATGTCACCAACATGTTCTGAAACTCTGGTTTCACTTTCTATAGATCCTCTTTCCATGGATTTTCTTAAGTTTATGGCACTTTTGTCTTTCATTTATACACCTCTATAGACATAACGCAAAATTAGATAACTTAAAATAAAAGTTTATATTATATAAGAGATTTTTTAACTTCTGTTGTTTGTTATCTAGATTATATATATCTGTGATTAATCATAAATATTTTTTGTTTAATTTTCAATTTTATAAATAATATCAACAAATTTTATCAATAAGTGTAATAATATTTAATAAATATAATCAAGATTTAAAAAAATATAAATATTTCTAAAAATCATGCAATTTTATATGAAATAAGTGCATAATATATAATAAAACAATCCATAATAACAAAATAATCCATAATAAAAAAAAATCAATCTATAACATTTTAATAAAGTAATTAATAATAAAAAAATAAAATAAATAGAAAAATAATAAATAGAAAAACAATAGAAATAATAAAAAATTAAATGATAAAAATTAATAATACCTAATAAAAAGTTAATAAAAATTTTATAATAAATTGATTAAAAATAATTATAATACAAATCAATATTTACAATATTATCAATACTACACTATTCTAAATCAGTATTACTATATTCTAGCTTAGTATTACTATATTTTAAATTAATATTATTATATTTTAAATTCATTCAATATTAAGAATTTTATGTGTTTGAGGAATAATAAAAACATTAAAATATTCACCAAGAGACTCTGAAAACTCAAAAAAAGCATTTGATTTATTTTTCCACTGTTTTATAGGACTTTCTGGTTGAAGTACAATTGAAAATTTATCATTTGGAAATATTTTATGAATTTTTTCCCCTAATTCTTTTATAGTAGCTAAACTAGTTGAAGGAGATACTACAATTTTACAATAAAAGTTTTTTTTATTAGCTATCAATGACTTTATTGAAAGAATTTCATTATTAAATATTTCCTCATTCCAATC
The sequence above is a segment of the Methanobrevibacter arboriphilus JCM 13429 = DSM 1125 genome. Coding sequences within it:
- a CDS encoding CBS domain-containing protein gives rise to the protein MKDKSAINLRKSMERGSIESETRVSEHVGDIMSLAKKEVISVPPTTSIIEVAEVMVKQKFRRIPITDPGSQKLLGIVTAMDILNFLGGGDKFNIVEEKYNDNFLRAINESVREIMTRDVISMTNKDSINDCISLMLEKDVGALPISDENEKLVGIITERDFVLAMAGVLTEELVEDFMSNNVITTTPGTPIESASKIMVRNKLRRIPILAKAIEDTAVHNEKESLEGIITSSDVLKFLGDNELFSKMESNSALRVLETKISEIMEDEVIAVEPLTRLGDLCEILREKDIGGVPVVKNGELLGIITESDILKAIKK